The Penaeus vannamei isolate JL-2024 chromosome 2, ASM4276789v1, whole genome shotgun sequence region CCAAGGGTGTCTGCCGCTAGATCAGCTCAGCCTCAGCATCCAAAGGGGTTGCGCAGGACCCCCTTAGGCAATCCGTAAACTCGAAGATCACAGTCAGCTGGAGGAACAGAACTCGACGTTAAGACAATAGaaacaattattttccttttattcctgcaTCGTGaatttgaaaagaaatatatatgcgtctatgtcatagatataatcatacatatatgtatatatatatatatatatatatatatatatatatatatatatgtgtgtgtgtgtgtgtgtgtgtgtgtgtgtgtgtgtgtgcatatgtatatatatatgattaaatagatagatagatatatgagtgtgtgtgtgtgtgtatgaacaatgtgtatgtatttagtgGGGAAAGCTGCTGAAAGTCTTACGTCTGGATCGCCATCCTCCAACGGACAGCCTCCGTTCTCAATCGCTGCGATTGTGGCATTAATCGCCGACGACTGGCCTGCTGCCGTTAAGTCGGTGATCACGATATCCGCGAGAGCAGTGGAATTGAACGCATCATCCTGgtaaaaaataataggaaataaatgtatataattgtgaatctgtttatatatatatatatatatatatatatatatatatatatatatatatatatatatatatatatatatttgcaacatTTCATATGATCGAGGAGGTAAGCTAAATAGATACGTATTtggataaagacaaaaacaatctCGAAATTACAAACGCACTTCACTTGTCCGAAACTCACATCGAGAACTCCCATTTCCTGCAAGACACACGAAGCCAATTCCTCTTGCTCAGCCGCGTCAAGTCTGGAGTAAGCGGCGTAGAACTTCATCGCctgccctcgtcctcgtccttttcCTAGACCACGTCCTCGACCTCGACTACGACCACGCCCTCGACCTCTACCATTTCCTCTCCCGCGTCCGTTTCCTCGGCCTTTGCCATTAGCTGAATGCATTTCATTGATGTTCGCATCAGTTTTAACATTAGCGTTCCTATTATCTGTACAGCTTATCCCTTTTCATTTGTTTAGCATTAGTTTTAAGCAttgtttagtattatttttaagcAAAACCACTTACTTTGAAGGTCGATTCCTAGGTCATCCGCGCATTCGAAGCCCGTTTCGCCGACTTCCCTCTCCAGAGACACGGCCACATCGCGACATTCTACAATAATGTCATTtatatttgcatgtgcatgtgtgtgtgatgttcctTTGTTTCATCGGATAGTTAACTCCATGCGTGTCGTTTTCAGCAGTGTTGTTTAACTTTATCCTCATTCTTTATCAGCGATAATTTTACAACCCCATCGCATCAAGTTTCAATAAAAAGCTTTCTCACTGAACGAACTTAAGAGGGAGACTGACTGTAAGAAAAACATTTAAATGCACGAATTAGGTTACCTCGGACGGTGCTGTCAGCCGGATGTAGGAGCATGGACGCCACGAAGACCAGCAGGAGTAGGAACAGTTCCTTCATGGCGGTAATGACTGGGGATAAAAGATAcgagaaatctatctatctctctctctctctctctctctctctctctctctctctctctatatatatatatatatatatatatatatatatatatatatatatatatatatattatgtatgtatgtatgtatgtatgtattatctacatatgtttgtatatgtatatatatatatatatatatatatatatatatatatatatatatatgtctctctctgtgtgtatacgtgtacatacacacacacacacacacacacacacacacacacacacacacacgcacacacgcaaacaaacacacacacacatatatatatatatatatatatatatatatatatacaaatatatatataattatatattatatatataatatatata contains the following coding sequences:
- the LOC113827176 gene encoding uncharacterized protein yields the protein MKELFLLLLVFVASMLLHPADSTVRECRDVAVSLEREVGETGFECADDLGIDLQTNGKGRGNGRGRGNGRGRGRGRSRGRGRGLGKGRGRGQAMKFYAAYSRLDAAEQEELASCVLQEMGVLDDDAFNSTALADIVITDLTAAGQSSAINATIAAIENGGCPLEDGDPDLTVIFEFTDCLRGSCATPLDAEAELI